One part of the Magallana gigas chromosome 5, xbMagGiga1.1, whole genome shotgun sequence genome encodes these proteins:
- the LOC105318598 gene encoding glutathione S-transferase omega-1-like (The RefSeq protein has 3 substitutions, 1 frameshift compared to this genomic sequence) — translation MPTQQSFATGSACPELEAGTLRVYSMRFCPYAQRALLVLTYKNIPHEVVNINLKNKPEWFLQKNPLGRVPTLEKDDRIVYESAICCDYLDQVYPDNKLTPDDPYRQARDKMTVEVFSQFVSDFQKMMSSPPQEKPESLQKIKNNLCEFESSLTARQGAYFGGNAVQMLDFLLWPWFERILIFAKVVPLTFSLEDYPALCEWTKKMPECPAVQKCRLDPQQFLEFYKSTKAGAPDYDVPKTSQS, via the exons ATGCCGACCCAACAATCATTTGCTACAG GTTCCGCCTGTCCGGATTTGGAGGGAGGGACTCTCCGAGTATACAGCATGAGGTTCTGTCCGTATGCTCAACGAGCCCTGCTGGTCCTGACACACAAAAATATACC ACATGAAGTGGTCAACATCAATCTGAAAAATAAACCGGAATGGTTTCTGCAGAAGAACCCACTGGGGCGGGTTCCCACCTTAGAGAAAGATGACAGAATCGTGTACGAGTCCGCTATCTGCTGTGACTATTTGGACCAGGTGTATCCCGATAACAAGCTGACCCCAGATGACCCTTACCGTCAGGCCCGGGACAAGATGACCGTGGAAGTCTTCTCTCAG TTTGTTtcggattttcaaaaaatgatgaGTTCACCACCGCAAGAGAAACCCGAGAGTTTACAAAAGATCAAAAACAACTTATGTGAGTTTGAGAGCAGCCTAACAGCAAGGCAAGGCGCCTACTTTGGAG GGAACGCAGTGCAGATGCTAGACTTCCTGCTGTGGCCATGGTTTGAACGTATTCTCATCTTCGCAAAAGTTGTTCCGCTGACGTTCTCTTTAGAGGACTATCCAGCTTTGTGTGAATGGACAAAGAAAATGCCGGAATGTCCGGCCGTCCAAAAATGTCGATTGGACCCTCAGCAGTTTTTGGAATTTTACAAAAGTACAAAAGCTGGCGCACCTGATTATGACGTAGGTCTGGGCAAAGAT CCTAAAACTTCACAGTCATAA
- the LOC105318598 gene encoding glutathione S-transferase omega-1-like isoform X1, translating to MPTQQSFATGSACPDLEGGTLRVYSMRFCPYAQRALLVLTHKNIPHEVVNINLKNKPEWFLQKNPLGRVPTLEKDDRIVYESAICCDYLDQVYPDNKLTPDDPYRQARDKMTVEVFSQFVSDFQKMMSSPPQEKPESLQKIKNNLCEFESSLTARQGAYFGGNAVQMLDFLLWPWFERILIFAKVVPLTFSLEDYPALCEWTKKMPECPAVQKCRLDPQQFLEFYKSTKAGAPDYDVGLGKDS from the exons ATGCCGACCCAACAATCATTTGCTACAG GTTCCGCCTGTCCGGATTTGGAGGGAGGGACTCTCCGAGTATACAGCATGAGGTTCTGTCCGTATGCTCAACGAGCCCTGCTGGTCCTGACACACAAAAATATACC ACATGAAGTGGTCAACATCAATCTGAAAAATAAACCGGAATGGTTTCTGCAGAAGAACCCACTGGGGCGGGTTCCCACCTTAGAGAAAGATGACAGAATCGTGTACGAGTCCGCTATCTGCTGTGACTATTTGGACCAGGTGTATCCCGATAACAAGCTGACCCCAGATGACCCTTACCGTCAGGCCCGGGACAAGATGACCGTGGAAGTCTTCTCTCAG TTTGTTtcggattttcaaaaaatgatgaGTTCACCACCGCAAGAGAAACCCGAGAGTTTACAAAAGATCAAAAACAACTTATGTGAGTTTGAGAGCAGCCTAACAGCAAGGCAAGGCGCCTACTTTGGAG GGAACGCAGTGCAGATGCTAGACTTCCTGCTGTGGCCATGGTTTGAACGTATTCTCATCTTCGCAAAAGTTGTTCCGCTGACGTTCTCTTTAGAGGACTATCCAGCTTTGTGTGAATGGACAAAGAAAATGCCGGAATGTCCGGCCGTCCAAAAATGTCGATTGGACCCTCAGCAGTTTTTGGAATTTTACAAAAGTACAAAAGCTGGCGCACCTGATTATGACGTAGGTCTGGGCAAAGATTCCTAA
- the LOC105320597 gene encoding phospholipid phosphatase 3 isoform X2 — translation MDSLNLVKTVAEVFLPFVVLYYALITEVIEPISVQGFYCSDQSLGRPYKEGSISNNAVYATGGLPLVFVIVTAYNVIPLKKLYRVWVSYAFGISSIYLFMNILKLFYGELRPNFFEACKPEWPGMNCSGYVSEFNCTGTNRKAAIESMRSFPSSHAGITTFGMLYLIIFTQEVFINRNNRYHIGWAIFQWAGFLWAVYAGMSRITDNKHHIQDVAAGFFIGSTTSYWVAYQWSGLGEIGNPKTEYDGKSKNHVITHCSCQNGISVGKPKES, via the exons ATGGATAGTCTGAACTTGGTCAAAACTGTTGCTGAAGTTTTTCTTCCATTTGTTG TTTTATACTACGCATTAATTACAGAAGTAATCGAGCCCATTTCGGTCCAGGGGTTCTATTGCTCAGACCAATCCCTGGGCCGTCCCTACAAGGAGGGCTCGATTAGCAATAACGCTGTGTACGCCACGGGCGGCCTGCCGCTTGTATTT GTAATAGTAACTGCATACAATGTGATACCTTTAAAAAAGCTATACCGAGTGTGGGTATCGTACGCATTCGGAATATCGTCGATTTATTTATtcatgaacatattgaaattgtTCTACGGGGAGCTAAGACCAAACTTCTTTGAAGCATGTAAACCCGAGTGGCCAGGCATGAACTGCAGTGGTTACGTGTCCGAGTTCAACTGTACGGGGACTAACAGAAAGGCTGCCATAGAATCCAT GCGGAGTTTCCCGTCGAGCCACGCCGGTATTACCACCTTTGGAATGCTGTACTTGATA ATTTTTACACAAGAAGTTTTTATAAACAGAAATAACCGGTATCACATCGGCTGGGCCATATTTCAGTGGGCGGGCTTTCTGTGGGCGGTTTATGCAGGGATGTCACGCATCACTGACAACAAACACCACATACAGGATGTGGCGGCCGGGTTCTTTATTGGCTCAACTACTTCTTATTGGGTG GCTTACCAATGGTCAGGGCTTGGCGAAATCGGAAATCCGAAAACAGAGTATGATGGGAAATCCAAAAACCACGTGATTACTCATTGCTCTTGTCAGAACGGTATATCAGTGGGGAAGCCAAAGGAAAGTTAA
- the LOC105320597 gene encoding phospholipid phosphatase 3 isoform X1 — MDSLNLVKTVAEVFLPFVVLYFAVDLEVTEPFIIRGFFCGERRFSYPYTDSTIPNSLIYGTGTLPLIFVIVTAYNVIPLKKLYRVWVSYAFGISSIYLFMNILKLFYGELRPNFFEACKPEWPGMNCSGYVSEFNCTGTNRKAAIESMRSFPSSHAGITTFGMLYLIIFTQEVFINRNNRYHIGWAIFQWAGFLWAVYAGMSRITDNKHHIQDVAAGFFIGSTTSYWVAYQWSGLGEIGNPKTEYDGKSKNHVITHCSCQNGISVGKPKES, encoded by the exons ATGGATAGTCTGAACTTGGTCAAAACTGTTGCTGAAGTTTTTCTTCCATTTGTTG TTCTATATTTTGCGGTCGATTTGGAAGTAACGGAGCCGTTCATCATCCGGGGATTTTTCTGTGGGGAGCGGAGATTTAGCTATCCCTATACCGACAGCACTATCCCTAATTCCCTTATATATGGCACTGGCACATTGCCCTTGATTTTT GTAATAGTAACTGCATACAATGTGATACCTTTAAAAAAGCTATACCGAGTGTGGGTATCGTACGCATTCGGAATATCGTCGATTTATTTATtcatgaacatattgaaattgtTCTACGGGGAGCTAAGACCAAACTTCTTTGAAGCATGTAAACCCGAGTGGCCAGGCATGAACTGCAGTGGTTACGTGTCCGAGTTCAACTGTACGGGGACTAACAGAAAGGCTGCCATAGAATCCAT GCGGAGTTTCCCGTCGAGCCACGCCGGTATTACCACCTTTGGAATGCTGTACTTGATA ATTTTTACACAAGAAGTTTTTATAAACAGAAATAACCGGTATCACATCGGCTGGGCCATATTTCAGTGGGCGGGCTTTCTGTGGGCGGTTTATGCAGGGATGTCACGCATCACTGACAACAAACACCACATACAGGATGTGGCGGCCGGGTTCTTTATTGGCTCAACTACTTCTTATTGGGTG GCTTACCAATGGTCAGGGCTTGGCGAAATCGGAAATCCGAAAACAGAGTATGATGGGAAATCCAAAAACCACGTGATTACTCATTGCTCTTGTCAGAACGGTATATCAGTGGGGAAGCCAAAGGAAAGTTAA
- the LOC105320596 gene encoding uncharacterized protein, translating to MTQHKVYMNQIHCSSLLCELAQMWRSQALCDAIIKAGAITAKAHRLVLVAACPMLKSMESASVGSHLEIRLASDIKEESINTFLQYLYEGCMVLTEDNYKDIEKIGRILQVDSVIKCCSDFYKCLNSSSQYKYDYYDHVEFKHVRQTDMLKFSEKSNKRATDSKITGHSGKRQRIHNPDSPLFSATSRMDDRSGSSNFSNLKDPIRPYKMGPASVSRRTNGSVDVVEDGVQIQHVDKDSLSSSPQVVDTASSMSVSIASQIQPDVNVQVLNMMNTHSTSSPSVGPRIPSKPPLTGPFPTESTDGRSDSPIFIAGAVSRGFGATVVPPSKSFAMGSPTMVPVGPAQFPTFVKENLSMPTNAEEDVAGIKTRSDSRSSLATSSPDPSIVKKEPGTSTPYVEVQEQGMVMVRRPDGRDTDTEQQEEVSSDLEIEEPPPDDSYTGEAGSEASWMAGQAGNESLTEKGSWHSIDTGGGPYALVEEQGGEAKFDRSEMKFDGTDLKFYDEVLPGHRLIRIEGSKKACAYCDIQRLKTKSGWQIKSYFKCLACDIPLCKSDKECFLRYHELRLEQPNVPPKELHKRLKTKNKPLLLHNVTPSQIKSSNTSSPATNVSLEESVTTADIIRAHLSPSDFSEQNPAPPLLTPYLYNTSNVPPLDVDSPEQSNSGSPEKSDVLPKSNKKGEKQQNSKEGSTRKSRKSVKTKPMKIVFNEEQNDMLANDDSSESNMEEDFSVDERVPIDKAKNENTLGTKKEKNQSHIVIQ from the exons ATGACCCAGCACAAGGTGTATATGAACCAGATTCACTGCAGCTCGCTGCTGTGTGAGCTGGCCCAGATGTGGAGGAGTCAGGCACTGTGTGATGCCATTATCAAGGCAGGAGCCATCACAGCCAAG GCTCATCGGTTGGTACTGGTGGCGGCGTGTCCTATGCTCAAATCCATGGAAAGTGCTTCTGTAGGCTCTCACCTAGAAATCCGCTTGGCCTCCGATATCAAAGAGGAATCTATCAACACATTTCTACAGTACTTGTACGAAGGCTGTATGGTCCTGACTGAGGACAATTACAAGGATATTGAGAAGATTGGTCGAATTCTACAAGTCGACAGCGTCATTAAATGCTGCTCAGACTTCTACAAGTGTCTCAATTCTTCCTCCCAGTATAAGTATGACTATTATGATCATGTGGAGTTCAAACATGTCAGACAGACAGATATGTTAAAGTTCAGTGAAAAGTCCAACAAGAGGGCTACGGACTCCAAAATTACAGGACATAGTGGAAAACGACAAAGGATTCACAACCCTGACTCGCCGCTGTTTAGTGCTACTTCTAGAATGGACGATAGATCTGGATCCTCAAATTTTAGCAATCTCAAAGACCCCATCCGTCCGTATAAAATGGGTCCAGCCAGTGTGTCCAGGCGGACTAATGGTAGCGTGGATGTTGTGGAGGACGGCGTACAGATCCAGCATGTGGATAAGGATTCATTATCCAGCTCTCCACAAGTGGTGGATACCGCATCCTCCATGTCTGTCTCTATAGCAAGTCAGATACAGCCCGATGTTAATGTTCAGGTTTTGAACATGATGAATACACATTCTACCTCTTCCCCTTCTGTGGGCCCCCGGATCCCCAGTAAGCCCCCTCTGACAGGCCCCTTCCCCACTGAGTCCACTGATGGTAGGTCTGATTCACCTATCTTCATAGCTGGAGCTGTTTCGAGGGGGTTTGGAGCCACCGTGGTGCCCCCCTCCAAGTCCTTTGCTATGGGGAGCCCCACCATGGTTCCTGTAGGACCGGCTCAGTTCCCAACCTTTGTAAAGGAGAACTTATCAATGCCCACTAACGCCGAAGAAGATGTTGCAGG GATAAAAACTCGATCGGACTCTAGATCCAGCCTTGCCACAAGCAGTCCAGACCCGTCCATTGTGAAGAAGGAGCCAGGAACCAGTACACCGTACGTAGAAGTCCAAGAGCAGGGCATGGTGATGGTCCGTCGTCCGGACGGTCGGGACACTGACACAGAGCAGCAGGAGGAGGTGTCCAGTGACCTGGAGATCGAGGAACCCCCTCCGGACGACAGCTACACAGGCGAGGCTGGGAGCGAGGCGTCCTGGATGGCCGGACAAGCTG GAAATGAAAGTTTAACGGAGAAAGGTTCCTGGCACAGCATTGATACAGGAGGGGGTCCTTATGCTTTGGTCGAGGAACAGGGGGGAGAGGCCAAGTTTGACCGAAGTGAGATGAAATTTGATGGAACTGATCTGAAGTTCTATGACGAGGTACTTCCTGGTCACAGGCTTATCCGAATAGAAGGAAGTAAGAAAGCGTGTGCATATTGTGACATACAGCGCTTGAAAACTAAGTCAGGATGGCAGATCAAGTCCTACTTTAAGTGCCTGGCCTGCGACATCCCTCTCTGTAAGTCTGATAAGGAGTGCTTCCTGAGATATCACGAGCTAAGGCTCGAACAACCCAATGTTCCACCCAAGGAACTCCATAAAAGACTGAAAACCAAGAACAAGCCACTGCTCCTACACAATGTGACCCCCTCGCAGATTAAGTCTTCCAACACGTCGTCACCTGCCACTAACGTCTCTCTTGAAGAATCGGTCACCACTGCTGATATTATCAGGGCTCACTTGTCCCCTTCAGACTTCTCGGAACAGAACCCCGCCCCTCCACTTCTGACCCCTTACCTGTACAATACCTCAAATGTTCCTCCCTTGGATGTGGATTCACCGGAGCAAAGCAATAGTGGATCTCCGGAAAAATCTGACGTGCTGCCTAAAAGCAACAAAAAAGGGGAGAAACAGCAGAATTCTAAAGAAGGAAGCACCAGAAAGTCTCGAAAATCTGTGAAGACCAAACcaatgaaaattgtttttaatgaagAACAGAATGACATGCTTGCAAATGATGATTCAAGTGAATCCAACATGGAGGAGGATTTTTCAGTAGATGAAAGGGTACCAATTGATAaggcaaaaaatgaaaatacactAGGGactaaaaaagagaaaaatcaatcCCATATTGTTATACAATAG
- the LOC105320595 gene encoding carbohydrate sulfotransferase 15 isoform X2 has product MPLKLCSKWRRILFTKCCKRNCPVIISGIICVLIVFHIFLRTRLEDFLHPRSARWEHQCGQQQKRINSPEDLLCQERKKFLPNFKNPCWYDFTGNNSSNRLRCLPYFHIIGVCKSGTTDLFYRLVQHPQIVKNRGLMSKETWFWSWHRYGTELWRKGHADPMDFWDHTLWWLIPQNNGNASEPVFTTPHLIHHVQPNIKLILLLREPAERLYSHYYHLGYGSSPEDFKVDVSASIRYLDRCRAKSSLRSCLYNRTLFKEMPTPLFASFYDVHMANWLEVFPRNQIFIMRTEDFDKSKKKYLLQLFKFLNVGDVEERVLDRMSNLAHKYKSVRKDKAGPMLNHTRQTLRDYLREPMKRLASLLHDEKYTWDDIYIGN; this is encoded by the exons ATGCCGCTAAAACTGTGTTCAAAATGGAGGCGGATACTGTTCACCAAGTGTTGCAAAAG AAACTGCCCTGTTATAATTTCGGGTATCATCTGTGTTCTTATTGTCTTCCACATCTTCCTGCGTACACGACTGGAAGACTTCCTCCATCCTAGAAGTGCACGCTGGGAACACCAATGCGGACAACAACAGAAGAGGATTAATTCACCGGAAGACCTTCTCTGCCAA GAGAGAAAAAAGTTCTTGCCCAATTTCAAGAACCCGTGTTGGTACGACTTCACAGGAAACAACTCCAGCAACCGCCTCAGATGTCTTCCCTACTTTCATATTATTGGGGTCTGTAAGTCTGGCACCACCGACTTGTTTTATCGACTCGTTCAGCACCCCCAGATTGTCAAGAACAGGGGTCTAATGTCCAAGGAGACCTGGTTTTGGTCCTGGCATCGGTACGGGACAG AACTTTGGCGTAAAG GCCACGCTGACCCAATGGACTTCTGGGACCACACACTGTGGTGGCTCATTCCTCAGAACAACGGGAACGCGTCAGAGCCGGTGTTCACCACCCCTCACCTTATACACCACGTACAGCCAAACATTAAACTGATCCTGCTGCTACGGGAACCAGCGGAAAG ATTATACAGTCACTACTATCATCTCGGGTATGGTTCGTCTCCTGAGGATTTTAAGGTAGACGTGTCGGCCTCTATACGGTATCTGGACCGGTGCCGAGCGAAGTCTAGCCTCCGATCCTGTTTATACAACAGAACACTCTTCAAGGAAATGCCA acCCCTTTATTTGCCTCGTTTTACGATGTTCACATGGCCAACTGGCTAGAAGTCTTTCCTAGAAATCAAATATTCATCATGCGAACTGAAGATTTCgacaaaagcaaaaaaaagtATCTCTTACAGCTGTTCAAATTTTTGAACGTAG gtGATGTAGAAGAACGGGTTTTAGACAGAATGTCAAATTTGGCTCATAAATACAAATCAGTTAGAAAGGATAAAGCAGGCCCCATGCTAAATCACACTCGGCAGACACTCAGAGACTACTTACGGGAACCTATGAAGAGGCTGGCATCTCTCCTCcatgatgaaaaatatacatggGACGATATATACATAGGCAACTGA
- the LOC105320595 gene encoding carbohydrate sulfotransferase 15 isoform X1 — translation MPLKLCSKWRRILFTKCCKRNCPVIISGIICVLIVFHIFLRTRLEDFLHPRSARWEHQCGQQQKRINSPEDLLCQERKKFLPNFKNPCWYDFTGNNSSNRLRCLPYFHIIGVCKSGTTDLFYRLVQHPQIVKNRGLMSKETWFWSWHRYGTELWRKVNPKKFKNLDNFLDFFQIPKISEFKVSSNGSRYSEIITGHADPMDFWDHTLWWLIPQNNGNASEPVFTTPHLIHHVQPNIKLILLLREPAERLYSHYYHLGYGSSPEDFKVDVSASIRYLDRCRAKSSLRSCLYNRTLFKEMPTPLFASFYDVHMANWLEVFPRNQIFIMRTEDFDKSKKKYLLQLFKFLNVGDVEERVLDRMSNLAHKYKSVRKDKAGPMLNHTRQTLRDYLREPMKRLASLLHDEKYTWDDIYIGN, via the exons ATGCCGCTAAAACTGTGTTCAAAATGGAGGCGGATACTGTTCACCAAGTGTTGCAAAAG AAACTGCCCTGTTATAATTTCGGGTATCATCTGTGTTCTTATTGTCTTCCACATCTTCCTGCGTACACGACTGGAAGACTTCCTCCATCCTAGAAGTGCACGCTGGGAACACCAATGCGGACAACAACAGAAGAGGATTAATTCACCGGAAGACCTTCTCTGCCAA GAGAGAAAAAAGTTCTTGCCCAATTTCAAGAACCCGTGTTGGTACGACTTCACAGGAAACAACTCCAGCAACCGCCTCAGATGTCTTCCCTACTTTCATATTATTGGGGTCTGTAAGTCTGGCACCACCGACTTGTTTTATCGACTCGTTCAGCACCCCCAGATTGTCAAGAACAGGGGTCTAATGTCCAAGGAGACCTGGTTTTGGTCCTGGCATCGGTACGGGACAG AACTTTGGCGTAAAG TGAATCCAAAGAAGTTCAAAAACTTGGACAATTTTCTAGATTTCTTTCAAATTCCGAAAATATCGGAATTTAAGGTATCTTCAAACGGCTCTCGGTATTCAGAGATTATAACAG GCCACGCTGACCCAATGGACTTCTGGGACCACACACTGTGGTGGCTCATTCCTCAGAACAACGGGAACGCGTCAGAGCCGGTGTTCACCACCCCTCACCTTATACACCACGTACAGCCAAACATTAAACTGATCCTGCTGCTACGGGAACCAGCGGAAAG ATTATACAGTCACTACTATCATCTCGGGTATGGTTCGTCTCCTGAGGATTTTAAGGTAGACGTGTCGGCCTCTATACGGTATCTGGACCGGTGCCGAGCGAAGTCTAGCCTCCGATCCTGTTTATACAACAGAACACTCTTCAAGGAAATGCCA acCCCTTTATTTGCCTCGTTTTACGATGTTCACATGGCCAACTGGCTAGAAGTCTTTCCTAGAAATCAAATATTCATCATGCGAACTGAAGATTTCgacaaaagcaaaaaaaagtATCTCTTACAGCTGTTCAAATTTTTGAACGTAG gtGATGTAGAAGAACGGGTTTTAGACAGAATGTCAAATTTGGCTCATAAATACAAATCAGTTAGAAAGGATAAAGCAGGCCCCATGCTAAATCACACTCGGCAGACACTCAGAGACTACTTACGGGAACCTATGAAGAGGCTGGCATCTCTCCTCcatgatgaaaaatatacatggGACGATATATACATAGGCAACTGA
- the LOC105320595 gene encoding carbohydrate sulfotransferase 15 isoform X3, whose protein sequence is MEADTVHQVLQKERKKFLPNFKNPCWYDFTGNNSSNRLRCLPYFHIIGVCKSGTTDLFYRLVQHPQIVKNRGLMSKETWFWSWHRYGTELWRKVNPKKFKNLDNFLDFFQIPKISEFKVSSNGSRYSEIITGHADPMDFWDHTLWWLIPQNNGNASEPVFTTPHLIHHVQPNIKLILLLREPAERLYSHYYHLGYGSSPEDFKVDVSASIRYLDRCRAKSSLRSCLYNRTLFKEMPTPLFASFYDVHMANWLEVFPRNQIFIMRTEDFDKSKKKYLLQLFKFLNVGDVEERVLDRMSNLAHKYKSVRKDKAGPMLNHTRQTLRDYLREPMKRLASLLHDEKYTWDDIYIGN, encoded by the exons ATGGAGGCGGATACTGTTCACCAAGTGTTGCAAAAG GAGAGAAAAAAGTTCTTGCCCAATTTCAAGAACCCGTGTTGGTACGACTTCACAGGAAACAACTCCAGCAACCGCCTCAGATGTCTTCCCTACTTTCATATTATTGGGGTCTGTAAGTCTGGCACCACCGACTTGTTTTATCGACTCGTTCAGCACCCCCAGATTGTCAAGAACAGGGGTCTAATGTCCAAGGAGACCTGGTTTTGGTCCTGGCATCGGTACGGGACAG AACTTTGGCGTAAAG TGAATCCAAAGAAGTTCAAAAACTTGGACAATTTTCTAGATTTCTTTCAAATTCCGAAAATATCGGAATTTAAGGTATCTTCAAACGGCTCTCGGTATTCAGAGATTATAACAG GCCACGCTGACCCAATGGACTTCTGGGACCACACACTGTGGTGGCTCATTCCTCAGAACAACGGGAACGCGTCAGAGCCGGTGTTCACCACCCCTCACCTTATACACCACGTACAGCCAAACATTAAACTGATCCTGCTGCTACGGGAACCAGCGGAAAG ATTATACAGTCACTACTATCATCTCGGGTATGGTTCGTCTCCTGAGGATTTTAAGGTAGACGTGTCGGCCTCTATACGGTATCTGGACCGGTGCCGAGCGAAGTCTAGCCTCCGATCCTGTTTATACAACAGAACACTCTTCAAGGAAATGCCA acCCCTTTATTTGCCTCGTTTTACGATGTTCACATGGCCAACTGGCTAGAAGTCTTTCCTAGAAATCAAATATTCATCATGCGAACTGAAGATTTCgacaaaagcaaaaaaaagtATCTCTTACAGCTGTTCAAATTTTTGAACGTAG gtGATGTAGAAGAACGGGTTTTAGACAGAATGTCAAATTTGGCTCATAAATACAAATCAGTTAGAAAGGATAAAGCAGGCCCCATGCTAAATCACACTCGGCAGACACTCAGAGACTACTTACGGGAACCTATGAAGAGGCTGGCATCTCTCCTCcatgatgaaaaatatacatggGACGATATATACATAGGCAACTGA